In Streptomyces sp. TLI_146, the genomic stretch CGGCGAGGACGGCCGCGGCGCGCTCCCTGTGTCCTATTAGACCCCGTCAGACCTCGGCGTATACGGGCTCGGACGGTGCGGTCGCGGCGGCCGGACGGCGAAGGTACACCGCCCAAGTGGCCGTGAAGCAGACCGCGTAGAAGAGGAGGAAGGAGACGAAGGCGGCGGTTCCGGTGCCGTTGCTCAGGAACGACTGGCGGAAGGCGAGGTTGATCCCGAGCCCGCCGAGCGCGCCGACGGCGCCGATCAGCCCCATCGCGGCCCCGGAGAGCCGCCGCCCGTACGCGGCCGCGGCTTCTCCCGCCATGCCCTGGGAGACGGCCCTGGCCTGGAAGATCGCCGGGATCATCTTGTACGTGGAGCCGTTGCCGAGCCCGCTGAGCACGAAGAGCGAGATGAACCCGACGAGGAAGACGCCGAGCGACTTCTGTACGGATGTGAAGATCACGACGCCGGTGGCCAGGGACATCGCGGCGAACGTCCACAGCGTGATCCGCGCGCCCCCGAACCGGTCCGCGAACGCCCCGCCCACGGGCCGGATCAGCGAGCCGAGCAGCGGCCCGATGAAGGTGAGGGAGGCGGCCTGGAGCGGGGTGCGCCCGAACTGGGTCTGGAGGACGAGCCCGAAGGCGAAGCTGTACCCGATGAACGACCCGAAGGTCCCGATGTACAGCAGCGCCATGATCCATGTGTGCCGGTCGCGCACGGCCTCCAGGGCGGCCCCGGTGTCGTTCCTCACGGGCGCGAGGTTGTCCATCTTCAGCGCGGCGCCGATGGCGGCGGCGACGATGAGCGGCACGTACACACCGAGCACGATGCGCGGATGGGTGGCCCCGGCGGTCCCGATGACGAGCAGCCCGATGAGCTGCACGACGGGCACCCCGATGTTCCCGCCGCCCGCGTTGAGCCCGAGGGCCCACCCCTTCTTCCGCAACGGGAAGAAGGAGTTGATGTTGGTCATGGAGGAGGCGAAGTTGCCGCCGCCGATGCCGGCGAGGGCGGCGACGAGCATGAAGGTGGAGTACGAGGTGCCGGGCTCCATCACGACGTACGCGGCGATGGTCGGGACGAGCAGCGACAGGGCACTGAAGATGGTCCAGTTCCGGCCACCGAACTTGGCGACCGCGAAGGTGTACGGGATCCGCACGAGCGCCCCGACGAAGGTCGCCGTCGAGATCAGGAAGAACTTCCCCGCCGGGTCGACGTGGTACTTGGGCCCCATGAACAGGACCATCACCGACCACATGGTCCAGATGGAGAACCCGATGTGCTCGGAGAACACGGAGAACCAGAGGTTGCGCCGGGCGATCCGCTCCCCCGTCCGCTCCCAGAAGACCTCGTCCTCGGGATCCCACTCCTCGATCCAACGGCCGTTCATTGACGCCTCCCCGATCGACGGGCCCTGCTGACTGTGTGCTGACTGTTTCCGGACACCGACGGTAGGCAGGCCGGGTTTCACCCCCGTGCCGCCGCGTGACCGCCGGGCAACCTTGTGTTCACGGGGGAACGGATGGTGCGGTGAGGCCCGCCCCCGCGCGGCTGCGGCCGCAACTCTTCATGGCGGGGCGTGCGGGACGGAACAGGGGGGGTCCGCAGTCGCACAGCGGGGAGGGGCGCGGGCCGGGACAACGAGGAGGGGCCCGGACACATGGTCCGGGCCCCTCCTCGTTCTCTCACGCGCTCAGCGCTTCCCCCCTGCGGACCTGCCGTCCGGCCACAGTCTCGGGCTGCGCTTGGCGGCCACGTCCTCGACCCAGCCGAAGCTCAGGACGCACAGGCCGATCAGGGCCCAGGTGAAGGCGAGTACCGGCCAGGGGCTGTCCAGCAGCCACGGCACGCTCTCGCCCAGGGAGCCGACGCCCCACAGCCGGTCCCACATCGTCGCCGCGGCGAGGATGCACACGTTGTGCCACAGGTAGACCGTCACCGCGCGCGAGTTGAGCAGGGTGATCAGCCGGTCCCAACGGCGCAGCTTGGGCGGCCACTGCGACCACGACGGGCTGAAGTGGAGGAGCAGCAGGACGGCGCCGAACGACCAGAGGGCCTGGGCGAGCGGGATGCCGTCGAGCTCGTTCTCGCCGCCGAAGTCGTTCCGCATGGCCCACCAGAGGCCGACGCCCAGGATGAACGGGACCACCGCCGGGACGATGTACCGCGGCATACGGCTCAGGACGCCCTGCTGGTGGGCCATGCCCAGGACCCAGCAGGCGCCGAACGTGGAGAAGTCGGTGATCGCGGAGTCGACTCGCTCCGGCAGGTCGAAGCTGCCGAAGGTCAGGACCGCCGACAGCGCCAGCGGCGCCAGGATCGTCGTCCACGGCACCTTGCGCAGATAGCGCAGGATCAGCGGAGA encodes the following:
- a CDS encoding acyltransferase; translated protein: MTTTEPTGAWPQPGPYGTNEQGAPPHAEHAGGEPRYLSPPAAALRHKPEAPAPAKPGRDRYFDLLRALALFRVVLYHLMGWAWLPLAFPSMGVMFALAGNLMGRSLKRPAPQVIRSRMRRLLPPMWLLGAIGVTGMIAQGWGPDADGHPGWWWGHLLFWIVPLSDPPYASDLPGIHGFLDGSWAGNVAEPLWYLRAYLWYVLLSPLILRYLRKVPWTTILAPLALSAVLTFGSFDLPERVDSAITDFSTFGACWVLGMAHQQGVLSRMPRYIVPAVVPFILGVGLWWAMRNDFGGENELDGIPLAQALWSFGAVLLLLHFSPSWSQWPPKLRRWDRLITLLNSRAVTVYLWHNVCILAAATMWDRLWGVGSLGESVPWLLDSPWPVLAFTWALIGLCVLSFGWVEDVAAKRSPRLWPDGRSAGGKR
- a CDS encoding NarK/NasA family nitrate transporter, which translates into the protein MNGRWIEEWDPEDEVFWERTGERIARRNLWFSVFSEHIGFSIWTMWSVMVLFMGPKYHVDPAGKFFLISTATFVGALVRIPYTFAVAKFGGRNWTIFSALSLLVPTIAAYVVMEPGTSYSTFMLVAALAGIGGGNFASSMTNINSFFPLRKKGWALGLNAGGGNIGVPVVQLIGLLVIGTAGATHPRIVLGVYVPLIVAAAIGAALKMDNLAPVRNDTGAALEAVRDRHTWIMALLYIGTFGSFIGYSFAFGLVLQTQFGRTPLQAASLTFIGPLLGSLIRPVGGAFADRFGGARITLWTFAAMSLATGVVIFTSVQKSLGVFLVGFISLFVLSGLGNGSTYKMIPAIFQARAVSQGMAGEAAAAYGRRLSGAAMGLIGAVGALGGLGINLAFRQSFLSNGTGTAAFVSFLLFYAVCFTATWAVYLRRPAAATAPSEPVYAEV